In Halapricum desulfuricans, a single window of DNA contains:
- a CDS encoding DUF5518 domain-containing protein, with protein sequence MGNGDTLLNAVVGAVVTVLASFIPFSPVLGGAVAGYLQKEDSSTALKVGAVSGAIAAIPFLFVVAFLGSVLPFLPAFFDGPGAFAGIFVVFAIFAILASVVYTVGLSAIGGYLGWYLESETDL encoded by the coding sequence ATGGGAAACGGAGATACCCTCCTGAACGCGGTCGTCGGTGCGGTCGTCACGGTCCTCGCGAGTTTCATCCCGTTCTCGCCGGTGCTCGGGGGTGCAGTCGCGGGATACCTGCAGAAGGAAGACTCCTCGACGGCGCTCAAAGTCGGTGCGGTCTCCGGAGCGATCGCCGCAATCCCGTTCCTGTTCGTCGTCGCATTTCTCGGCAGTGTGTTGCCGTTCCTCCCGGCGTTTTTCGACGGTCCGGGTGCGTTCGCGGGGATATTCGTCGTGTTTGCGATCTTCGCTATCCTGGCGTCGGTCGTCTACACCGTCGGTCTGAGTGCCATCGGCGGGTACCTCGGGTGGTACCTCGAAAGCGAGACGGATCTGTAG
- a CDS encoding succinylglutamate desuccinylase/aspartoacylase family protein, which produces MTSLGTASAAPGEIDTGRLWVGETRDGTDIGLPVAVVNGAESGKTLYVQAASDGDELNGVGVIQRWLPELDPDAISGTILVTGIVNYHAFQVAEHRNPVDDTKMNRVYPGDEEGTSSERIAAATFEAATRADLAVDLHQGSTSRMINEVRVRCGRRHRRHQSCLELAKVFDCGHVLDQKGPDGQLARAAPDEGVPTIDPELGGCVGWDEQSIEYGRRGLWNVLKYYDFVEADAALSTQTRAGGFDQYGAPAGGLVDFEFDLGERVERGETLFSITDVFGRVKETVTADSEGIFWRTRRLPQVATGEYVCSVGTNIDSY; this is translated from the coding sequence ATGACGAGTCTCGGCACGGCGAGTGCGGCCCCGGGCGAGATCGACACGGGGCGGCTGTGGGTCGGCGAGACGCGAGACGGCACCGATATCGGACTCCCCGTGGCGGTCGTCAACGGGGCTGAGTCCGGCAAGACGCTGTACGTCCAGGCCGCAAGCGACGGCGACGAACTCAACGGCGTCGGCGTCATACAGCGGTGGCTCCCGGAGCTCGATCCCGACGCGATCTCGGGGACGATCCTCGTCACCGGGATCGTCAACTACCACGCCTTTCAGGTCGCCGAACACCGCAACCCGGTCGACGACACGAAGATGAACCGGGTCTATCCCGGCGACGAGGAGGGGACCTCCAGCGAGCGGATCGCCGCGGCGACTTTCGAGGCCGCGACCCGGGCCGATCTGGCGGTCGACCTCCATCAGGGCTCGACCAGTCGGATGATAAACGAGGTCCGGGTGCGGTGCGGTCGACGCCACCGCCGCCACCAGTCGTGTCTGGAGCTCGCGAAGGTGTTCGACTGTGGCCACGTCCTCGATCAGAAGGGGCCGGACGGACAGCTCGCCCGCGCCGCGCCGGACGAGGGGGTTCCGACGATCGATCCGGAACTCGGCGGCTGTGTCGGCTGGGACGAACAGAGCATCGAGTACGGTCGCCGGGGACTGTGGAACGTCCTGAAATATTACGACTTCGTCGAGGCGGACGCGGCGCTGTCGACCCAGACACGAGCCGGCGGCTTCGACCAGTACGGCGCTCCGGCCGGCGGGCTCGTGGACTTCGAGTTCGACCTCGGCGAGCGGGTCGAACGCGGCGAGACGCTCTTCTCCATTACCGACGTATTCGGCCGGGTCAAAGAGACCGTCACGGCCGACTCTGAGGGCATCTTCTGGCGAACTCGCCGACTCCCGCAGGTCGCGACCGGCGAGTACGTCTGCTCGGTCGGGACGAACATCGACTCGTACTGA
- a CDS encoding radical SAM protein, producing MIQLDALLCDCEHPTTAPSGTPTVEWELTDEALLGDRAPLSASERRAVVDQLADFGVETLRLTGSTGLDAAAVGELISYADDRGLETTLRTDGQQLDRDRLESLADAGLHRISVRVEGLSTPRQEHAAADDIDAALETLRAADDTELATELRFPLHAESVTHIEEIYDLAALLSADRFRLTHVPEPKLDGERRRRAVRRLADLTRDAHERNNHIETVLSGGIDAGYVTEYARDNLNGECATDVRTALRERLGAAPSPPVAKLGPAGQVYPGPFWDRYALDSVRARPFGAIWTDEANPLLVRLRHEEAGLPDRCRSCQFGDVCSGGSRGRALTAHDDPFEPDPVCYVHEEPAVGGSAAESPAD from the coding sequence GTGATCCAGCTCGACGCGCTCCTCTGTGACTGCGAGCACCCGACGACCGCACCGTCGGGCACGCCGACCGTCGAGTGGGAACTGACAGACGAGGCTCTGCTCGGTGACCGCGCTCCGCTGTCGGCGTCCGAACGTCGTGCCGTCGTCGACCAGCTCGCGGATTTCGGCGTCGAAACGCTGCGACTAACCGGCTCTACCGGACTCGATGCGGCGGCTGTCGGCGAACTGATCTCGTACGCCGACGACCGCGGTCTGGAAACAACGTTGCGCACTGACGGACAGCAACTCGATCGCGACCGGCTGGAGTCGCTGGCCGACGCCGGCTTGCACCGGATCAGCGTCCGCGTCGAGGGGCTGTCGACCCCGCGACAGGAACACGCCGCTGCCGACGACATCGACGCCGCGCTGGAGACGCTCCGGGCGGCCGACGACACGGAACTAGCGACCGAGTTGCGCTTCCCGCTACATGCCGAGAGTGTCACCCACATAGAGGAGATCTACGACCTCGCGGCACTGCTGTCTGCCGACCGGTTCCGGCTCACACACGTTCCTGAACCAAAACTCGACGGAGAACGGCGTCGACGGGCCGTCCGGCGGCTCGCGGATCTGACCCGCGATGCACACGAGCGGAACAACCACATCGAAACCGTCCTGAGCGGCGGTATCGACGCCGGATACGTGACCGAGTACGCACGGGACAACCTCAACGGGGAGTGTGCGACCGACGTTCGGACGGCCCTGCGCGAACGGCTCGGTGCCGCACCCTCCCCGCCGGTGGCGAAACTCGGCCCGGCCGGACAGGTGTATCCCGGCCCGTTCTGGGACCGGTACGCGCTGGACTCGGTTCGGGCTCGACCGTTCGGTGCGATCTGGACCGACGAGGCGAACCCGCTGCTTGTGCGGCTCCGCCACGAGGAAGCCGGCCTGCCAGACAGATGTCGGAGCTGCCAGTTCGGTGACGTCTGTAGCGGCGGCTCCCGGGGACGCGCGCTGACCGCCCACGACGACCCCTTCGAACCGGACCCCGTGTGTTACGTCCACGAGGAACCCGCAGTCGGCGGGTCGGCAGCCGAATCGCCGGCTGACTGA
- a CDS encoding 2,5-diamino-6-(ribosylamino)-4(3H)-pyrimidinone 5'-phosphate reductase, translated as MQVIVNAATSADGKLSTRRREQIAISGAEDFDRVDALRTDSDAVMVGVGTVLADDPSLTVDDPDRIEARTDRGDPPQPARVVADSRLRTPADATVYDDSAETILLTSEAAGDDAVADARARDATVIVAGDDRVDLPAAVGRLPDHGIERVMVEGGGELVFSLFEAGLVDELSVFVGSLVIGGRDAPTLADGDGFVESFVDLRLDEIERIDDGVLLQYAVS; from the coding sequence ATGCAGGTCATCGTCAACGCCGCCACGAGCGCCGACGGGAAACTCTCGACGCGCCGACGCGAACAGATCGCGATCAGCGGCGCCGAGGACTTCGACCGCGTCGACGCGCTCCGGACCGATAGCGACGCGGTGATGGTCGGCGTCGGGACCGTGCTGGCCGACGATCCGTCGCTGACCGTCGACGACCCCGATCGGATCGAGGCCCGAACCGACCGCGGGGACCCGCCACAGCCGGCTCGCGTCGTCGCCGACTCGCGGCTTCGGACGCCCGCGGACGCGACCGTCTACGACGACAGTGCGGAGACGATCCTGTTAACCAGCGAGGCCGCCGGCGACGACGCCGTCGCTGACGCCCGGGCGCGCGACGCGACTGTCATCGTCGCCGGCGACGATCGGGTCGATCTCCCGGCAGCGGTCGGTCGACTCCCGGATCACGGTATCGAGCGGGTGATGGTCGAGGGCGGTGGCGAACTCGTCTTCTCGCTTTTCGAGGCCGGACTCGTCGACGAACTGTCCGTGTTCGTCGGCTCGCTGGTGATCGGCGGCCGCGATGCGCCGACGCTGGCGGACGGCGACGGCTTCGTCGAGTCGTTCGTGGATCTGCGACTGGACGAAATCGAACGAATCGATGACGGTGTTCTCCTGCAGTATGCCGTGTCCTGA
- a CDS encoding rSAM-partnered protein: MPARPAARTAAGRSDPEVIPDAEWVVFTRETPTDPMVHVGTVRADDETGARERAASLFPSVDARWLCPADAIDRDGSTTLDRGELP; this comes from the coding sequence ATGCCAGCTCGACCAGCAGCACGGACGGCGGCCGGCCGGAGCGACCCCGAGGTGATCCCCGACGCGGAATGGGTGGTGTTCACTCGAGAAACGCCGACGGACCCGATGGTACACGTCGGGACCGTCAGGGCCGACGATGAGACGGGCGCCCGCGAACGTGCGGCGTCGCTGTTCCCGAGTGTCGACGCCCGGTGGCTCTGTCCGGCCGACGCGATCGACCGCGACGGATCGACGACGCTCGACAGGGGTGAGTTGCCGTGA
- a CDS encoding SAM hydrolase/SAM-dependent halogenase family protein: MITLSSDFGSPYPAAMKGVILQESDARLVDVSHQFPRQDVGAAAFWLREVLPHFPPAVHCVVVDPGVGTERAAIVIRAGEHALVGPDNGVLVPVARELDGDVEVFEIEYDDPESVTFHGRDVFAPAAATVHEAGIDDFEREDGFVEADSFVDLSVPEPVEREDGVTGEVLVVDDFGNAITNIPGERLEGQFGSDVTVNGVWAPARRTYAAVGPDKRVVTVGSHGNVELAVNQGRGDKRFSVSPGARVRLRWT; this comes from the coding sequence ATGATCACGCTCAGCTCCGACTTCGGCTCGCCGTATCCAGCCGCGATGAAAGGCGTCATTCTCCAGGAGAGCGACGCCCGTCTCGTCGACGTCTCTCACCAGTTCCCGCGTCAGGACGTCGGGGCCGCGGCCTTCTGGCTCCGGGAAGTCCTGCCGCACTTCCCGCCCGCGGTCCATTGTGTCGTCGTCGATCCGGGCGTCGGCACCGAACGGGCGGCGATCGTGATCCGGGCCGGCGAGCACGCGCTGGTCGGACCCGACAACGGCGTCCTCGTCCCGGTCGCCCGCGAACTCGACGGGGACGTCGAGGTCTTCGAGATCGAGTACGACGACCCCGAGAGCGTCACTTTCCACGGTCGAGACGTGTTCGCGCCCGCGGCCGCGACCGTCCACGAAGCCGGAATCGACGACTTCGAGCGCGAGGACGGGTTCGTCGAGGCGGACTCGTTCGTCGACCTCTCCGTTCCCGAGCCTGTCGAGCGCGAGGACGGCGTCACCGGCGAGGTGCTCGTCGTCGACGACTTCGGCAACGCGATCACCAACATCCCCGGCGAGCGCCTCGAGGGACAGTTCGGCTCGGACGTGACCGTCAACGGCGTGTGGGCACCCGCTCGCCGGACCTACGCGGCGGTCGGACCGGACAAGCGCGTCGTCACCGTCGGCAGCCACGGCAACGTCGAACTCGCGGTCAATCAGGGACGGGGCGACAAGCGCTTCTCCGTCAGCCCAGGTGCGCGGGTCCGCCTTCGGTGGACGTGA